One genomic segment of Actinoplanes ianthinogenes includes these proteins:
- a CDS encoding VOC family protein — translation MTVIGLQRLIVSVADLSRSRALYQDVLGLVEKAAFGDVVAFEVPGTTTELLLHQRPPTAGLAGVAISFRVDDVDATTAAAEKTGATVIDAPEDQPWGERQAVLSDADGHVLCLVSV, via the coding sequence ATGACCGTAATCGGACTTCAGCGCCTTATCGTGTCGGTAGCGGACCTGTCCCGGAGCCGGGCCCTCTACCAGGACGTTCTCGGTCTCGTGGAGAAGGCGGCCTTCGGGGACGTCGTCGCGTTCGAGGTGCCGGGCACGACCACCGAGCTGCTGCTGCACCAGCGGCCGCCGACCGCCGGCCTGGCCGGGGTGGCGATCAGTTTCCGGGTGGACGACGTCGACGCGACCACCGCGGCCGCCGAGAAGACCGGGGCCACCGTGATCGACGCGCCGGAGGACCAGCCGTGGGGTGAGCGGCAGGCGGTGCTCAGCGACGCCGACGGGCACGTGCTCTGCCTGGTCTCGGTGTGA
- a CDS encoding SRPBCC family protein: MTGPLADARVAADGDRWTLIFVRDLPQPPEQVWPALVDPERLDRWAPFTASRALTETGPATLTMVDGDDRTALPATVRRVEPPHLLEYTWGEDLLRWELAPVEGGTRLTLRHTLADRDMDAMVAAGWHLCADVLARLLAGEPVTAIRGRDAMRHGWAELRDRYAELFA; this comes from the coding sequence GTGACCGGACCACTCGCCGATGCCCGCGTGGCCGCCGACGGCGACCGCTGGACCCTGATCTTCGTCCGTGACCTGCCGCAGCCGCCCGAGCAGGTGTGGCCCGCGCTGGTCGACCCGGAGCGCCTGGACCGCTGGGCGCCCTTCACCGCCTCCCGTGCCCTGACCGAAACCGGCCCCGCCACGCTGACCATGGTCGACGGCGACGACCGCACCGCGCTGCCCGCGACGGTGCGCCGGGTGGAGCCGCCGCACCTGCTCGAATACACGTGGGGCGAGGATCTGCTGCGCTGGGAGCTGGCGCCGGTCGAGGGCGGCACCCGGCTCACCCTGCGGCACACGCTGGCCGATCGGGACATGGACGCGATGGTCGCGGCCGGCTGGCACCTGTGCGCGGACGTGCTGGCCCGCCTGCTGGCCGGCGAGCCGGTCACCGCGATCCGCGGCCGGGACGCGATGCGCCACGGCTGGGCGGAGCTGCGCGACCGGTACGCCGAACTCTTCGCCTAG
- a CDS encoding cobalamin biosynthesis protein yields the protein MIVVGVGARAGVSTDALAAAVMAALDEAGVEGLDGTVLATLDRRAAEPGVQEFARERRWRLAGFTGAELAGQPVPGAPSAVAAAAVGTPSVAEAAALLAAGAGAELVLPKRVHGGVTVAIARG from the coding sequence GTGATCGTGGTCGGGGTCGGGGCTCGGGCCGGGGTCTCGACGGACGCGCTGGCGGCGGCGGTGATGGCGGCGCTGGACGAGGCCGGGGTCGAGGGGCTGGACGGGACCGTGCTGGCGACCCTGGACAGGCGGGCTGCCGAGCCGGGGGTTCAGGAGTTCGCGCGGGAGCGCCGGTGGCGGCTGGCCGGGTTCACCGGGGCGGAGCTGGCCGGGCAGCCGGTTCCCGGGGCGCCGAGTGCGGTGGCGGCCGCGGCGGTCGGGACGCCGAGTGTGGCGGAGGCGGCGGCGTTGCTCGCGGCGGGGGCGGGGGCGGAACTGGTGCTGCCCAAGCGGGTGCACGGCGGCGTGACGGTGGCGATCGCCCGCGGCTGA
- a CDS encoding ArsR/SmtB family transcription factor, with translation MDVLEVLAEPARRRIVDALLTREASVGDLVGALGMSQPAVSKHLRVLREAGVVSVRAQAQQRIYRLEGAPFRALDAWLRPYRKLWDRHLDALERHLAPTTSEEEP, from the coding sequence GTGGACGTTCTGGAGGTGCTCGCCGAACCGGCCCGCCGGCGCATCGTCGACGCGCTGCTGACCCGCGAGGCGAGCGTCGGTGACCTGGTCGGGGCGCTCGGGATGAGTCAGCCCGCGGTCTCCAAACACCTGCGGGTGCTGCGCGAGGCCGGCGTCGTCTCGGTGCGCGCGCAGGCCCAGCAGCGGATCTACCGCCTCGAAGGTGCGCCGTTCCGGGCGCTCGACGCATGGCTGCGGCCGTACCGGAAATTGTGGGACCGCCACCTGGACGCCCTCGAGCGACATCTCGCGCCGACAACCTCGGAGGAGGAACCGTGA
- a CDS encoding VWA domain-containing protein, whose product MTTDARAWTPAGRETPVTTPYPFSAVVGLDDLRLALLLTSVSPAVGGVLVRGEKGTAKSTVVRALAALLPPVTVVRGCRFACDPAAPDPECPDGPHAADTPAAHRPANLVELPVGATEDRVVGTLDIQRALADGVKAYEPGLLAAAHRGVLYVDEVNLLPDHLVDLLLDAAAMGRAHVERDGVSVKHAARFLLVGTMNPEEGEPRPQLVDRFGLVVTVAAPRDATQRAEVVRRRLAYELDPATFAARFAADEREYAARIAAARAILPTVVLPDAELDRIARVCLAYGVDGMRADIVVARCAVAMAAWHGRDRVTADDVRDAARLALPHRRRTDPLDPPGTDEEKLDQALAEAERQAREDLERQAEEQQAGDDTSGDGPDDQQPDDDPDGGPDGPDSGPGGPDSGPGGPGGGLPPGGPRAEAPSPADNPPPSGESPQGGAAAPAQAGAAFRPRTLRITALGEGGHTGKRSPAYARRGRVVGSRKPLGKLAGAPHLPATLRAALHRAALAAGQATVADSREPVGDLNPMNAGAPVGDGGPMNASGPVGDGGPFGDRGLVGDGGPFGDRGLVGHGGPFGDRGLVGHGGPIGDRGLVGHGGPFGDRGLVGDGRPFGDRGPVGDRGGMMRAPRVFDVEPRDLREAIHVGREANLVLFVVDASGSMAARKRMTLVKTAVLSLLRDAYQRRDRIGMITFRGADADVVLPPTSSHEVGVMRLAALRTGGRTPLAAGLRAAARTIATERRRDPRRRPLLIVVTDGRATSGPDPLLLAPALSGVATVVVDCESGPIRLGLARKLAAALRADVMPLEQLEAATGRGRPASSAVPGDRAYRRAA is encoded by the coding sequence GTGACGACCGACGCGCGGGCGTGGACACCCGCCGGGAGGGAAACCCCTGTGACAACTCCGTACCCGTTCTCGGCCGTGGTCGGCCTGGACGACCTGCGCCTCGCCCTGCTGCTCACGTCGGTCTCGCCGGCCGTGGGCGGGGTGCTGGTCCGCGGCGAGAAGGGCACCGCCAAGAGCACGGTCGTCCGCGCCCTGGCCGCCCTGCTCCCGCCGGTCACGGTGGTCCGCGGCTGCCGCTTCGCCTGCGACCCGGCCGCACCGGACCCGGAGTGCCCGGACGGCCCGCACGCCGCCGACACCCCCGCCGCGCACCGCCCGGCCAACCTGGTCGAGCTGCCGGTCGGAGCCACCGAGGACCGGGTCGTCGGCACCCTCGACATCCAGCGTGCCCTGGCCGACGGCGTCAAGGCGTACGAGCCCGGCCTGCTGGCCGCCGCCCACCGCGGCGTCCTCTACGTCGACGAGGTCAACCTCCTCCCGGACCACCTGGTCGACCTGCTCCTGGACGCCGCGGCGATGGGCCGCGCCCACGTCGAGCGCGACGGCGTCTCGGTCAAACACGCCGCCCGCTTCCTGCTGGTCGGCACCATGAATCCGGAGGAGGGCGAACCCCGCCCCCAGCTGGTCGACCGGTTCGGCCTGGTGGTCACGGTCGCCGCCCCGCGCGACGCCACCCAGCGCGCCGAGGTGGTCCGCCGCCGCCTCGCCTACGAGCTGGACCCGGCCACCTTCGCCGCCCGGTTCGCCGCCGACGAGCGGGAGTACGCGGCCCGGATCGCGGCGGCCCGCGCCATCCTGCCGACGGTGGTCCTGCCCGACGCCGAACTCGACCGGATCGCCCGGGTCTGCCTGGCGTACGGGGTCGACGGCATGCGCGCGGACATCGTGGTGGCCCGCTGCGCGGTCGCGATGGCGGCCTGGCACGGCCGTGACCGGGTGACCGCCGACGACGTGCGGGACGCGGCCCGGCTGGCGCTGCCGCATCGCCGTCGCACCGATCCGCTGGATCCGCCCGGGACCGACGAGGAGAAGCTGGACCAGGCTCTCGCCGAGGCCGAGCGTCAGGCCCGGGAGGATCTCGAACGCCAGGCCGAGGAGCAGCAGGCGGGGGATGACACCTCTGGTGATGGGCCGGACGATCAGCAGCCGGACGACGATCCGGACGGCGGTCCCGACGGCCCGGACAGCGGCCCCGGCGGCCCGGACAGCGGGCCCGGTGGTCCCGGCGGCGGCCTTCCTCCCGGTGGCCCGCGGGCTGAAGCGCCTTCGCCCGCCGACAACCCGCCGCCGAGCGGCGAGAGTCCGCAGGGCGGCGCCGCGGCCCCGGCCCAGGCCGGCGCCGCGTTCCGGCCACGCACGCTGCGGATCACCGCCCTCGGCGAGGGTGGCCACACGGGCAAGCGCTCCCCGGCCTACGCCCGCCGGGGCCGCGTCGTCGGCTCCCGCAAACCCCTCGGCAAACTCGCCGGCGCTCCACACCTCCCCGCCACCCTCCGTGCCGCCCTGCATCGCGCCGCCCTGGCCGCCGGTCAGGCGACGGTCGCCGACAGCCGCGAGCCGGTCGGTGACCTCAATCCGATGAACGCCGGCGCGCCGGTGGGCGACGGCGGACCGATGAACGCCAGCGGGCCGGTGGGCGACGGCGGGCCTTTCGGTGACCGTGGGCTGGTGGGTGACGGCGGGCCTTTCGGTGACCGTGGGCTGGTGGGTCACGGCGGGCCTTTCGGTGACCGTGGGCTGGTGGGTCACGGCGGGCCTATCGGTGACCGTGGGCTGGTGGGTCACGGCGGGCCTTTCGGCGACCGTGGGCTGGTGGGTGACGGTCGGCCTTTCGGCGACCGTGGGCCGGTGGGCGACCGCGGCGGGATGATGCGCGCGCCGCGGGTTTTCGACGTCGAGCCACGGGACCTGCGCGAGGCTATCCACGTCGGCCGCGAGGCGAACCTGGTGCTGTTCGTCGTCGACGCCTCCGGCTCGATGGCCGCCCGCAAACGGATGACCCTGGTCAAGACCGCCGTCCTGTCCCTGCTCCGCGACGCCTACCAGCGGCGCGACCGGATCGGGATGATCACTTTCCGGGGCGCGGACGCCGACGTGGTGCTCCCGCCGACGTCCAGCCACGAGGTCGGCGTGATGCGGCTGGCCGCCCTGCGCACCGGCGGCCGCACCCCGCTCGCCGCCGGCCTGCGCGCGGCCGCCCGCACCATCGCCACCGAACGCCGCCGCGACCCGCGCCGCCGTCCCCTGCTGATCGTGGTCACCGACGGCCGCGCCACCAGCGGCCCCGACCCGCTGCTGCTGGCCCCGGCCCTGAGCGGCGTGGCCACCGTCGTCGTCGACTGCGAATCCGGCCCGATCCGCCTGGGCCTCGCCCGCAAACTCGCCGCCGCCCTCCGGGCCGATGTGATGCCGCTGGAGCAGCTGGAAGCCGCCACCGGCCGCGGCCGCCCGGCATCCAGCGCGGTTCCGGGGGATCGCGCTTACCGCCGGGCTGCCTGA
- a CDS encoding universal stress protein, which yields MQIPSRPPVVVGVDGTAAGLAAVRLAAREAVSRGTLLSVVHAFSWDEAEARGTASRVVEEAVTTAQRSTPGVDVRGQLVDGPAGRVLRKLSRTATLLVLGADDLAATGRLPPTSPLLEAVSQAWCPVVVARAPRPPSGRVIAAVDGSVPSVLALRYAAEDARRRGIPLDVAHVGDEDAGRQVLDRVIAAVPGLPPLRRRVLAGPPAATLIRASRRAGLIVLGPRGAGGAGRFGSVADALLRHGGCPTVFVHGRREPAGKSKPGHLTGQFRPVASGPLLR from the coding sequence ATGCAGATCCCGAGTCGGCCACCGGTGGTGGTCGGGGTGGACGGGACCGCGGCCGGCCTGGCCGCCGTTCGCCTGGCCGCCCGGGAGGCGGTCTCCCGCGGCACTCTCTTGTCGGTGGTGCACGCTTTCAGCTGGGACGAGGCCGAGGCCCGCGGCACCGCCTCACGCGTCGTCGAGGAGGCGGTCACCACCGCCCAGCGTTCCACACCCGGCGTCGACGTGCGGGGTCAACTCGTGGATGGGCCCGCCGGGCGGGTGCTGCGCAAGCTCAGCCGGACCGCCACGCTGCTGGTGCTGGGCGCCGACGACCTGGCCGCGACCGGCCGCCTGCCGCCCACGTCGCCGCTGCTGGAGGCGGTGTCGCAGGCCTGGTGCCCGGTGGTGGTGGCGCGCGCGCCCCGGCCGCCGTCCGGGCGGGTGATCGCCGCGGTGGACGGGTCCGTGCCGTCCGTGCTGGCCCTGCGGTACGCGGCCGAGGACGCCCGCCGCCGAGGGATCCCGCTGGACGTGGCGCACGTCGGCGACGAGGACGCCGGGCGGCAGGTGCTGGACCGGGTGATCGCCGCGGTGCCGGGCCTGCCGCCGCTGCGCCGCCGGGTGCTGGCCGGGCCGCCGGCCGCCACCCTGATACGCGCCTCCCGCCGGGCCGGTCTGATCGTGCTGGGCCCGCGCGGAGCCGGTGGCGCCGGCCGATTCGGATCAGTGGCCGACGCCCTGTTGCGACACGGGGGCTGCCCGACCGTTTTCGTGCACGGACGCCGGGAACCGGCCGGAAAGTCGAAACCCGGCCACTTAACTGGCCAATTCCGGCCGGTGGCGTCGGGTCCGTTGCTACGGTGA
- the cobO gene encoding cob(I)yrinic acid a,c-diamide adenosyltransferase — translation MPQGKVTTVPDDGLTTRQRRRQAVFAVHTGPGKGKSTAAFGMALRAWSAGWPIGVFQFVKSQKWKVGEETALKALDGVNGTPVTWHKMGEGWSWIQRAGTERDHAAEAAEGWAQIKRDLAAETYKFYVLDEFTYPMKWGWVDVADVIETLAERPGTQHVVITGRDAHPDLIGAADLVTEMTKIKHPMDAGRKGQQGIEW, via the coding sequence ATGCCGCAAGGGAAAGTGACCACCGTGCCCGACGACGGGCTGACGACGCGGCAGCGGCGGCGGCAGGCGGTCTTCGCCGTGCACACCGGGCCGGGCAAGGGTAAGTCGACGGCCGCGTTCGGGATGGCGTTGCGGGCGTGGAGTGCGGGGTGGCCGATCGGGGTCTTCCAGTTCGTCAAGTCGCAGAAGTGGAAGGTCGGCGAGGAGACGGCGCTCAAGGCCCTGGACGGCGTGAACGGGACGCCGGTGACCTGGCACAAGATGGGCGAGGGCTGGTCCTGGATCCAGCGGGCCGGCACCGAGCGGGACCACGCCGCCGAGGCCGCTGAGGGGTGGGCGCAGATCAAGCGGGACCTGGCGGCCGAGACGTACAAGTTCTACGTGCTCGACGAGTTCACCTACCCGATGAAGTGGGGCTGGGTGGACGTCGCGGACGTGATCGAGACGCTCGCCGAGCGACCCGGCACGCAACACGTGGTGATCACCGGACGGGACGCGCATCCGGACCTGATCGGGGCGGCCGACCTGGTCACCGAGATGACCAAGATCAAGCATCCGATGGACGCCGGTCGCAAAGGCCAGCAGGGTATCGAATGGTGA
- a CDS encoding cobyrinate a,c-diamide synthase, which yields MVTIPRVVIAAPASGHGKTTVATGLLAAFARRGVPVAPFKVGPDYIDPGYHALAAGRPGRNLDPVLVGEQLIGPLFAHGSRGAELAVVEGVMGLYDGRTGAGETGSTAQVAQLLQAPVILVVDAAAQGRSIAAVVHGFRSFGTVRLAGVILNRVGSDRHEQILRDACEEVGTPVLGALRRADAVAAPSRHLGLVPAAERRAEALASVDALATLIAGAVDLDAVAAVARTAPPLAATPWTPEAEIPASGRPIVALAGGPAFSFAYAETAELLAGAGAEVAVVDPLRDTSLPGGARALVVGGGFPEVYAAELSANEPLRKAVRELAGAGRPIVAECAGLLWLCRTLDGAPMCGVLDAEAAMTPSLTLGYRDAVALADSPLAAAGTRVTGHEFHRTTVHPRSGLLLSPAGGAAWAWRGADPEGFAAAGVHASYLHLHWAGQRGFAERLVHAAAA from the coding sequence ATGGTGACGATCCCTCGGGTGGTGATCGCCGCGCCCGCGTCCGGGCACGGCAAGACGACGGTGGCGACCGGGCTGCTGGCGGCGTTCGCCCGGCGCGGGGTGCCGGTGGCGCCGTTCAAGGTGGGGCCGGACTACATCGACCCGGGATACCACGCTCTCGCGGCCGGCCGCCCGGGGCGCAACCTGGATCCGGTCCTGGTCGGCGAGCAGCTGATCGGCCCGCTCTTCGCGCACGGGTCGCGGGGGGCCGAGCTGGCGGTCGTCGAGGGCGTGATGGGCCTCTACGACGGGCGGACCGGTGCCGGCGAGACCGGCTCCACGGCCCAGGTCGCCCAGCTGCTCCAGGCCCCGGTGATCCTGGTCGTCGACGCCGCCGCGCAGGGGCGGTCGATCGCGGCGGTGGTGCACGGGTTCCGCAGCTTCGGGACGGTCCGGCTGGCCGGGGTGATCCTGAACCGGGTCGGCTCGGACCGGCACGAGCAGATCCTGCGGGACGCGTGTGAGGAGGTCGGCACGCCGGTGCTGGGCGCGCTGCGCCGGGCCGACGCGGTGGCCGCGCCGTCCCGGCATCTCGGGCTGGTGCCCGCCGCGGAACGCCGGGCCGAGGCGCTCGCCTCGGTCGACGCGCTCGCCACGCTGATCGCGGGGGCGGTCGATCTGGACGCGGTGGCGGCGGTCGCTCGCACGGCGCCGCCGCTGGCGGCGACGCCGTGGACCCCGGAGGCGGAGATCCCGGCTTCCGGCCGCCCGATCGTCGCGCTCGCCGGTGGTCCCGCTTTCTCCTTCGCGTACGCCGAGACCGCCGAACTGCTGGCCGGCGCCGGAGCCGAGGTCGCCGTCGTGGACCCGTTACGGGACACATCCCTCCCCGGTGGAGCTCGCGCCCTGGTCGTGGGCGGCGGGTTCCCGGAGGTCTACGCGGCCGAGCTGTCCGCGAACGAGCCGCTGCGCAAGGCGGTCCGGGAGCTGGCCGGGGCCGGGCGGCCGATCGTGGCCGAGTGCGCCGGACTGCTGTGGCTGTGCCGGACCCTGGACGGCGCCCCGATGTGCGGGGTGCTGGACGCCGAGGCGGCGATGACGCCGTCGCTGACGCTGGGCTACCGGGACGCGGTCGCGCTGGCCGACAGTCCGCTGGCGGCGGCGGGGACCCGGGTGACCGGGCACGAGTTCCACCGGACGACGGTGCATCCGCGGTCCGGGCTGCTGCTGTCGCCGGCCGGGGGAGCGGCGTGGGCGTGGCGGGGCGCGGATCCGGAGGGTTTCGCCGCGGCGGGGGTTCACGCGTCGTATCTGCATCTGCATTGGGCGGGGCAGCGTGGGTTCGCCGAGCGGCTGGTGCACGCGGCGGCGGCGTGA
- a CDS encoding glutamate--cysteine ligase: MGEKVEQTQFSREDRTRYRQKIRRSLDVFATMLRESRFEFERPMTGMEIELNLIDDNADPAMRNADVLGAIADPDFQTELGQFNIEINLPPRRLAGDDYADLEKGLRASLNHAEHKARTVGVHMVTVGILPTLRREHLTGAALSANPRYKLLNEQIFAARGEDLDIRIDGVDRLAVTTDSIAPEAACTSTQFHLQVSPAQFAAYWNASQVISGIQVALGANSPLLFGRELWRETRIPLFEQATDTRSEEIRAQGVRPRVWFGERWITSVFDLFEENVRYFPALLPICDEDDPADMLERGDIPSLSELRLHNGTIYRWNRPIYAVVNGRPHLRVENRVMPAGPTVADTIANAAFYYGLVRSLAEAERPVWTQLSFRAAEENFHACARHGIDASVFWPGVGTVPVTELVLRRLLPQAAEGLDEWGVSPAQRDRLLGIVEQRCLRQQNGASWQVGTLHELEKKGMDRQRALHEMMRRYLPMMHENIPVHEWEIS, translated from the coding sequence GTGGGCGAGAAGGTCGAACAGACACAGTTTTCCCGGGAGGACCGGACCCGGTACCGGCAGAAGATCCGCCGCAGTCTCGACGTGTTCGCGACGATGTTGCGCGAGTCGCGCTTCGAGTTCGAGCGGCCGATGACCGGGATGGAGATCGAACTCAACCTGATCGACGACAATGCCGATCCGGCGATGCGCAACGCCGACGTGCTCGGCGCGATCGCCGATCCCGACTTCCAGACCGAACTGGGCCAGTTCAACATCGAGATCAATCTGCCGCCCCGGCGGCTGGCCGGCGACGACTACGCCGACCTGGAGAAGGGTCTGCGGGCCAGCCTGAACCACGCCGAGCACAAGGCCCGGACGGTCGGCGTACACATGGTCACCGTCGGCATCCTGCCCACGCTGCGCCGTGAGCACCTGACCGGCGCGGCGCTCTCCGCGAACCCCCGGTACAAGCTGCTCAACGAGCAGATCTTCGCGGCCCGGGGCGAGGACCTGGACATCCGCATCGACGGTGTGGACCGGCTCGCGGTGACCACCGACAGCATCGCGCCCGAGGCGGCCTGCACCAGCACCCAGTTCCACCTCCAGGTGAGTCCGGCGCAGTTCGCCGCGTACTGGAACGCCTCCCAGGTGATTTCCGGGATCCAGGTGGCGCTGGGCGCGAACTCGCCGCTGCTGTTCGGCCGGGAGCTGTGGCGGGAGACCCGGATCCCGCTGTTCGAGCAGGCCACCGACACCCGGTCGGAGGAGATCCGGGCGCAGGGCGTACGCCCCCGGGTGTGGTTCGGCGAGCGCTGGATCACCAGCGTGTTCGACCTGTTCGAGGAGAACGTGCGGTACTTCCCCGCGCTGCTGCCCATCTGCGACGAGGACGATCCGGCGGACATGCTGGAGCGCGGTGACATCCCGTCGCTCAGCGAACTGCGCCTGCACAACGGGACGATCTACCGCTGGAACCGGCCGATCTACGCGGTCGTCAACGGCCGCCCGCACCTGCGCGTGGAGAACCGGGTGATGCCGGCCGGCCCGACCGTCGCCGACACCATCGCGAACGCGGCGTTCTACTACGGCCTGGTCCGCAGCCTGGCCGAGGCCGAGCGCCCGGTCTGGACCCAGCTCAGCTTCCGCGCCGCCGAGGAGAACTTCCACGCCTGCGCCCGGCACGGCATCGACGCGAGCGTCTTCTGGCCGGGCGTGGGCACGGTCCCGGTCACCGAGCTGGTCCTGCGCCGCCTGCTGCCCCAGGCCGCCGAGGGCCTCGACGAGTGGGGCGTCTCGCCGGCCCAGCGGGACCGGTTGCTGGGCATCGTCGAGCAGCGCTGCCTCCGCCAGCAGAACGGCGCCTCCTGGCAGGTCGGCACGCTGCACGAGCTGGAGAAGAAGGGCATGGACCGGCAGCGCGCACTGCACGAGATGATGCGCCGCTACCTGCCGATGATGCACGAGAACATCCCGGTCCATGAATGGGAGATCTCGTAG
- a CDS encoding ATP-binding protein — protein sequence MPSQLVCRPEQDLPIAVLTVSGTLDRLTGDALGVAVRRSLADQPVKLLLDVTRLTVADPIALSTFGSVVCQTAEFPNVPIVVCGADPGTSAALATIPDCARVELATDRAAALADARTDPPPDRLRVRLRPVPEACRQVRNLVDQACARWHRTEFAATATLIATELVANVVRHAHTTMEFTLAVRDNRLTLAVRDGSRTMPRQLDPGLTDAGGRGLRLIRELSAAWGVLPTTDGKIVWTHLFPTLT from the coding sequence ATGCCCAGCCAGCTGGTCTGCCGGCCGGAACAGGACCTCCCGATCGCGGTGCTCACCGTCAGCGGCACGCTGGACCGGCTCACCGGCGACGCGCTCGGCGTCGCGGTCCGCCGCAGCCTCGCCGACCAGCCGGTGAAACTCCTGCTCGACGTGACCCGGCTGACGGTGGCCGACCCGATCGCCCTGAGCACGTTCGGCTCGGTCGTCTGCCAGACCGCGGAGTTCCCCAACGTGCCGATAGTCGTCTGCGGCGCCGACCCGGGCACGTCGGCCGCGCTCGCCACCATCCCGGACTGCGCCCGCGTGGAACTGGCCACCGACCGCGCCGCCGCCCTGGCCGACGCGCGCACCGACCCACCCCCGGACCGCCTGCGGGTCCGCCTGCGCCCGGTCCCGGAAGCCTGCCGCCAGGTCCGCAACCTGGTCGACCAGGCCTGCGCCCGCTGGCACCGCACCGAGTTCGCCGCGACCGCCACCCTGATCGCCACCGAACTGGTCGCCAACGTGGTCCGCCACGCCCACACCACCATGGAGTTCACCCTGGCCGTCCGCGACAACCGCCTCACCCTGGCGGTCCGCGACGGCAGCCGCACCATGCCCCGCCAACTGGACCCGGGCCTCACCGACGCCGGCGGCCGCGGCCTGCGGCTGATCCGCGAGCTGTCGGCCGCCTGGGGCGTCCTGCCCACCACCGACGGCAAGATCGTCTGGACCCACCTGTTCCCCACCCTGACCTGA
- a CDS encoding citrate synthase produces MTDVKLDHPGGQLSMGVREAVDGPGGIDVSALLKETGYVTLDQGFVNTASTTSAITYIDGDAGILRYRGYPIEQLAEKSTFLEVSYLLMNGELPTEAQLRDFADKIRVHTLLQEEMRTFFSGFPRDAHPMAVLSSAVTALSTFYQDALDPLDDEQVDISAIRLMAKLPTIAAYAYKKSIGHPLPYPDNSLDYVENFLRLTFGLPTVNYDVDPKVAKILDMLFILHADHEQNCSTSSVRLVGSAQANLFASISAGINALSGPLHGGANAAVLEMLEQIRKDGGDVNSFVTRVKNKEKGVKLMGFGHRVYKNYDPRAAIVKKAAQEMLSTLDTPDPLLDIAFQLEEIALNDDYFVSRKLYPNVDFYTGLIYKAMGFPTKMFTVLFAIGRLPGWIAQWREMMHDPANKIGRPRQIYTGSPVRDFTPMSQR; encoded by the coding sequence ATGACGGATGTCAAGCTCGACCACCCTGGCGGCCAATTGTCGATGGGTGTGCGCGAGGCCGTCGACGGGCCGGGCGGCATCGACGTCAGTGCTCTGCTGAAGGAGACCGGTTACGTCACCCTCGACCAGGGTTTCGTCAACACCGCGTCGACGACGTCGGCGATCACGTACATCGACGGTGACGCCGGCATCCTGCGGTACCGCGGCTACCCGATCGAGCAGCTGGCCGAGAAGTCGACGTTCCTCGAGGTCTCGTACCTGCTGATGAACGGTGAGCTGCCGACCGAGGCGCAGCTGCGCGACTTCGCCGACAAGATCCGGGTCCACACGCTGCTCCAGGAGGAGATGCGGACCTTCTTCTCCGGCTTCCCGCGGGACGCGCACCCGATGGCGGTGCTCTCGTCGGCGGTGACCGCGCTGTCCACGTTCTACCAGGACGCGCTCGACCCGCTGGACGACGAGCAGGTGGATATCTCCGCAATCCGGCTGATGGCGAAACTTCCGACGATCGCGGCGTACGCGTACAAGAAGTCGATCGGCCACCCGCTGCCGTACCCGGACAACTCGCTCGACTACGTTGAGAACTTTCTGCGTCTGACGTTCGGCCTGCCGACCGTCAACTACGACGTCGACCCCAAGGTCGCGAAGATCCTCGACATGCTGTTCATCCTGCACGCCGACCACGAGCAGAACTGCTCCACGTCGTCCGTGCGGCTGGTCGGCTCGGCTCAGGCGAACCTGTTCGCCTCGATCTCGGCCGGCATCAACGCGCTGTCCGGCCCGCTGCACGGCGGCGCCAACGCGGCGGTGCTCGAGATGCTCGAGCAGATCCGCAAGGACGGCGGCGACGTCAACTCGTTCGTCACCCGGGTGAAGAACAAGGAAAAGGGCGTCAAGCTCATGGGCTTCGGCCACCGGGTCTACAAGAATTACGACCCGCGCGCCGCCATCGTCAAGAAGGCCGCCCAGGAGATGCTCTCCACGCTGGACACGCCGGACCCGCTGCTGGACATCGCGTTCCAGCTCGAGGAGATCGCGCTCAACGACGACTACTTCGTCTCCCGCAAGCTGTACCCGAACGTCGACTTCTACACCGGCCTGATCTACAAGGCCATGGGCTTCCCGACGAAGATGTTCACGGTGCTGTTCGCTATCGGTCGTCTGCCCGGCTGGATCGCCCAGTGGCGCGAGATGATGCACGACCCGGCCAACAAGATCGGTCGCCCGCGGCAGATCTACACCGGTTCGCCGGTGCGCGACTTCACCCCGATGTCGCAGCGCTGA